From the genome of Vicia villosa cultivar HV-30 ecotype Madison, WI linkage group LG2, Vvil1.0, whole genome shotgun sequence, one region includes:
- the LOC131653807 gene encoding uncharacterized protein LOC131653807 isoform X1, whose product MSDEGERTCPLCAEEMDLTDQQLRPCKCGYQICVWCWHHIMDMAEKDNTEGRCPACRSPYDKEKIVGMAANCERLVAEVHMERKMKSQKAKSKSSEGRKQLNDVRVIRRNLVYIVGLPLDLADEDLLQRREYFGQYGKVLKVSMSRTAAGVVQQFPNSTCSVYITYSKEEEAVRCIQNVHGFVLEGRPLRACFGTTKYCHAWLRNMPCSNPDCVYLHEIGSQEDSFTKDEIVSAYTRSHVQHITGAATNMERRSGNVLPPPLDDCTSNTSDKPVVKNTSSNSVCTVRGSPPIGSPAKPMAPPAAWGLRATNCQPAAGNLSCPTGLSKPKSDSISSTLPFSSAVASTNQVSLHSESTKRQVSSDGRHNIVPGEKSNTMNVVASASEKTLFSDVSLAPMNSNTQLSSIPLARGSCTTSNTTKSIDIKANSNGSFCPDEEVAATNQEIQNLSYGLSSVDLDRNAKNENYNVTKPSSPPLDYVSVKSMQSQGSEHTDKFRNVINTNAANKASISDSEICKSKEQYDLKLDSQSELASGYVEVEDDVTSFDSQRLKDPEVVSHSYLPRSRFPHVANHNNPHTLQHGEPCTVVNAGSLAIDNEVGYEPKLHGSEAALCNGYSEKSNSTSSYRLLHDESNDHHIGRLTSKTVNIRNDAATTDNGESSIISNILSMEFDAWDDLAKLLRDSTENQNRPLKKSSSCNVQTNQSRFSFARQEESKIQAFDMNPSHGANQQLLRSRSLIQDFMETTDVSLDKVGIAYGFPANNIEESENLGSGQFVASSNKLSANSKPQISAPPGFSVPSRPPPPGFSSHERMGQTFDSISGNSLLDPFLRRNSYQTPSTGNFGGAGDIEFMDPAILAVGKGRLQGALNSPTLDMQSNYTPQLNYLENEARLQLLMQRSLSPQHNHRFSEIGNTFSQLGDPYGISSRIDQSHVSNLATFPQLSLQQSRNAVLSNGNWDGWNEMQNGNRMGMAELLRNERPEFSKFYRGYDDSKYQMPNSGDLYNRTFGI is encoded by the exons ATGAGTGATGAAGGAGAAAGGACTTGTCCTCTCTGTGCTGAAGAGATGGATTTGACTGATCAGCAATTGAGACCATGCAAATGTGGCTACCag ATTTGCGTTTGGTGTTGGCATCACATAATGGACATGGCTGAGAAGGACAACACAGAGGGAAGGTGCCCTGCATGTCGTTCTCCATATGATAAGGAAAAGATTGTCGGGATGGCTGCAAACTGTGAGAG ATTGGTGGCTGAAGTTCATATGGAAAGAAAGATGAAGAGCCAAAAAGCGAAGTCTAAATCATCTGAAGGACGGAAGCAGCTCAATGATGTGCGAGTTATTAGGAGGAATCTTGTTTATATAGTGGGGTTGCCTCTCGACCTGGCTGATGAAGAT CTTCTCCAGCGGCGAGAGTATTTTGGTCAGTATGGGAAGGTCTTAAAAGTGTCGATGTCTCGGACAGCAGCTGGTGTTGTTCAGCAGTTTCCAAACAGCACATGTAGTGT ATATATTACTTATTCAAAGGAAGAAGAAGCAGTTCGATGTATTCAAAATGTGCATGGATTTGTTTTGGAGGGTAGACCTTTAAG GGCTTGTTTTGGAACAACTAAATATTGCCATGCATGGCTCAGAAACATG CCTTGCAGCAATCCGGATTGTGTATATCTTCATGAGATTGGCTCTCAAGAAGACAGCTTCACAAAAGATGAAATAGTATCAGCATACACTAG AAGTCATGTTCAACATATTACTGGTGCTGCAACAAATATGGAACGGCGGTCAGGGAATGTATTGCCTCCTCCGTTGGATGATTGCACGAGCAACACTTCAGATAAACCCGTTGTGAAAAATACTTCAAGT AACTCTGTTTGCACTGTAAGAGGTTCGCCTCCTATTGGTAGTCCTGCAAAGCCTATGGCTCCCCCTGCTGCATG GGGTTTGCGGGCTACAAATTGTCAGCCAGCTGCTGGCAATCTATCATGTCCTACTGGACTGTCCAAGCCCAAGTCTGATTCCATCAGCAGCACACTACCCTTTTCGTCTGCTGTTGCAAGCACCAATCAAGTTTCACTGCATAGTGAGTCAACAAAGAGGCAAGTGTCAAGTGATGGGCGACATAATATAGTGCCTGGAGAAAAAAGTAACACTATGAATGTCGTGGCGAGTGCAAGTGAAAAAACTCTGTTTTCTGATGTTTCTCTTGCACCTATGAATTCAAACACTCAGTTGTCTTCTATACCATTAGCCAGAGGTAGTTGTACAACATCAAACACAACAAAGTCTATTGACATCAAAGCAAATTCAAATGGCAGCTTTTGTCCCGACGAAGAAGTTGCTGCTACCAATCAAGAGATTCAAAATTTGTCATATGGGCTGTCCTCTGTTGACCTTGATAGAAATGccaaaaatgaaaattacaacgTAACCAAACCTAGCAGCCCGCCTCTTGATTATGTATCGGTTAAGTCTATGCAATCTCAAGGATCAGAACATACTGATAAATTCAGAAATGTGATAAATACAAATGCAGCTAATAAAGCCTCTATATCAGACAGCGAGATCTGTAAATCAAAAGAACAATATGATTTAAAATTGGATTCTCAATCTGAGCTAGCATCTGGTTATGTTGAAGTAGAAGATGATGTGACATCTTTTGATAGTCAGAGACTTAAGGATCCTGAAGTTGTTAGTCATTCTTATTTACCTAGGTCACGTTTTCCTCACGTTGCAAATCATAATAATCCTCATACTCTGCAGCATGGTGAACCTTGTACTGTTGTAAATGCTGGTTCTTTAGCCATAGATAATGAAGTTGGGTATGAACCAAAATTACATGGATCTGAAGCAGCATTATGCAATGGCTATTCTGAGAAATCGAACAGCACCAGCTCTTACAGGTTGCTTCATGATGAAAGCAATGATCATCACATTGGAAGATTAACGAGTAAAACAGTTAATATTAGAAATGATGCTGCTACAACAGATAATGGTGAGAGTAGTATAATTTCAAATATATTGTCCATGGAGTTTGATGCCTGGGATGATTTGGCGAAGCTGTTAAGAGACAGCACCGAAAATCAGAATCGTCCTCTAAAGAAATCTAGTTCTTGTAATGTTCAAACCAATCAATCAAGATTTTCTTTTGCAAGACAAGAGGAATCCAAAATCCAAGCCTTTGATATGAATCCATCTCATGGTGCCAACCAACAATTACTCAGAAGCCGCTCACTCATCCAAGATTTTATGGAAACCACAGACGTGTCTTTGGACAAGGTGGGTATTGCATATGGCTTTCCCGCCAATAACATTGAGGAATCTGAAAATCTAGGCAGTGGTCAGTTTGTTGCTTCTTCCAATAAGCTTTCTG CTAACTCGAAACCACAAATTTCAGCGCCCCCAGGATTTTCAGTTCCAAGCAGGCCACCACCTCCTGGTTTTTCTTCTCATGAGAGAATGGGGCAAACTTTTGACTCAATTTCTG GGAATTCATTGCTTGACCCTTTCTTACGGAGAAATTCGTATCAGACACCATCAACTGGAAATTTTGGTGGTGCAGGAGACATTGAGTTTATGGATCCGGCTATTTTGGCAGTTGGTAAGGGGAGGCTTCAAGGTGCGCTAAACAGCCCAACACTAGACATGCAATCCAATTACACCCCACAATTAAATTACCTTGAGAACGAAGCCCGACTTCAGTTATTGATGCAAAGATCTCTCTCACCACAACATAACCATCGATTTTCTGAAATTGGTAACACGTTTTCTCAGCTTGGTGATCCTTACGGAATTTCATCACGGATAGATCAATCACATGTCAGTAATCTGGCAACATTTCCTCAACTGTCTCTCCAGCAGTCTAGAAATGCTGTCTTGTCAAATGGCAATTGGGATGGGTGGAATGAAATGCAGAATGGAAATAGGATGGGTATGGCCGAGCTTTTGAGAAATGAAAGACCCGAGTTTAGTAAGTTTTATAGAGGATATGATGATTCAAAATACCAGATGCCAAATTCTGGGGATCTATACAACAGGACATTTGGGATTTGA
- the LOC131653807 gene encoding uncharacterized protein LOC131653807 isoform X3: protein MSDEGERTCPLCAEEMDLTDQQLRPCKCGYQICVWCWHHIMDMAEKDNTEGRCPACRSPYDKEKIVGMAANCERLVAEVHMERKMKSQKAKSKSSEGRKQLNDVRVIRRNLVYIVGLPLDLADEDLLQRREYFGQYGKVLKVSMSRTAAGVVQQFPNSTCSVYITYSKEEEAVRCIQNVHGFVLEGRPLRACFGTTKYCHAWLRNMPCSNPDCVYLHEIGSQEDSFTKDEIVSAYTRSHVQHITGAATNMERRSGNVLPPPLDDCTSNTSDKPVVKNTSSNSVCTVRGSPPIGSPAKPMAPPAAWGLRATNCQPAAGNLSCPTGLSKPKSDSISSTLPFSSAVASTNQVSLHSESTKRQVSSDGRHNIVPGEKSNTMNVVASASEKTLFSDVSLAPMNSNTQLSSIPLARGSCTTSNTTKSIDIKANSNGSFCPDEEVAATNQEIQNLSYGLSSVDLDRNAKNENYNVTKPSSPPLDYVSVKSMQSQGSEHTDKFRNVINTNAANKASISDSEICKSKEQYDLKLDSQSELASGYVEVEDDVTSFDSQRLKDPEVVSHSYLPRSRFPHVANHNNPHTLQHGEPCTVVNAGSLAIDNEVGYEPKLHGSEAALCNGYSEKSNSTSSYRLLHDESNDHHIGRLTSKTVNIRNDAATTDNGESSIISNILSMEFDAWDDLAKLLRDSTENQNRPLKKSSSCNVQTNQSRFSFARQEESKIQAFDMNPSHGANQQLLRSRSLIQDFMETTDVSLDKVGIAYGFPANNIEESENLGSGQFVASSNKLSAPPGFSVPSRPPPPGFSSHERMGQTFDSISGNSLLDPFLRRNSYQTPSTGNFGGAGDIEFMDPAILAVGKGRLQGALNSPTLDMQSNYTPQLNYLENEARLQLLMQRSLSPQHNHRFSEIGNTFSQLGDPYGISSRIDQSHVSNLATFPQLSLQQSRNAVLSNGNWDGWNEMQNGNRMGMAELLRNERPEFSKFYRGYDDSKYQMPNSGDLYNRTFGI from the exons ATGAGTGATGAAGGAGAAAGGACTTGTCCTCTCTGTGCTGAAGAGATGGATTTGACTGATCAGCAATTGAGACCATGCAAATGTGGCTACCag ATTTGCGTTTGGTGTTGGCATCACATAATGGACATGGCTGAGAAGGACAACACAGAGGGAAGGTGCCCTGCATGTCGTTCTCCATATGATAAGGAAAAGATTGTCGGGATGGCTGCAAACTGTGAGAG ATTGGTGGCTGAAGTTCATATGGAAAGAAAGATGAAGAGCCAAAAAGCGAAGTCTAAATCATCTGAAGGACGGAAGCAGCTCAATGATGTGCGAGTTATTAGGAGGAATCTTGTTTATATAGTGGGGTTGCCTCTCGACCTGGCTGATGAAGAT CTTCTCCAGCGGCGAGAGTATTTTGGTCAGTATGGGAAGGTCTTAAAAGTGTCGATGTCTCGGACAGCAGCTGGTGTTGTTCAGCAGTTTCCAAACAGCACATGTAGTGT ATATATTACTTATTCAAAGGAAGAAGAAGCAGTTCGATGTATTCAAAATGTGCATGGATTTGTTTTGGAGGGTAGACCTTTAAG GGCTTGTTTTGGAACAACTAAATATTGCCATGCATGGCTCAGAAACATG CCTTGCAGCAATCCGGATTGTGTATATCTTCATGAGATTGGCTCTCAAGAAGACAGCTTCACAAAAGATGAAATAGTATCAGCATACACTAG AAGTCATGTTCAACATATTACTGGTGCTGCAACAAATATGGAACGGCGGTCAGGGAATGTATTGCCTCCTCCGTTGGATGATTGCACGAGCAACACTTCAGATAAACCCGTTGTGAAAAATACTTCAAGT AACTCTGTTTGCACTGTAAGAGGTTCGCCTCCTATTGGTAGTCCTGCAAAGCCTATGGCTCCCCCTGCTGCATG GGGTTTGCGGGCTACAAATTGTCAGCCAGCTGCTGGCAATCTATCATGTCCTACTGGACTGTCCAAGCCCAAGTCTGATTCCATCAGCAGCACACTACCCTTTTCGTCTGCTGTTGCAAGCACCAATCAAGTTTCACTGCATAGTGAGTCAACAAAGAGGCAAGTGTCAAGTGATGGGCGACATAATATAGTGCCTGGAGAAAAAAGTAACACTATGAATGTCGTGGCGAGTGCAAGTGAAAAAACTCTGTTTTCTGATGTTTCTCTTGCACCTATGAATTCAAACACTCAGTTGTCTTCTATACCATTAGCCAGAGGTAGTTGTACAACATCAAACACAACAAAGTCTATTGACATCAAAGCAAATTCAAATGGCAGCTTTTGTCCCGACGAAGAAGTTGCTGCTACCAATCAAGAGATTCAAAATTTGTCATATGGGCTGTCCTCTGTTGACCTTGATAGAAATGccaaaaatgaaaattacaacgTAACCAAACCTAGCAGCCCGCCTCTTGATTATGTATCGGTTAAGTCTATGCAATCTCAAGGATCAGAACATACTGATAAATTCAGAAATGTGATAAATACAAATGCAGCTAATAAAGCCTCTATATCAGACAGCGAGATCTGTAAATCAAAAGAACAATATGATTTAAAATTGGATTCTCAATCTGAGCTAGCATCTGGTTATGTTGAAGTAGAAGATGATGTGACATCTTTTGATAGTCAGAGACTTAAGGATCCTGAAGTTGTTAGTCATTCTTATTTACCTAGGTCACGTTTTCCTCACGTTGCAAATCATAATAATCCTCATACTCTGCAGCATGGTGAACCTTGTACTGTTGTAAATGCTGGTTCTTTAGCCATAGATAATGAAGTTGGGTATGAACCAAAATTACATGGATCTGAAGCAGCATTATGCAATGGCTATTCTGAGAAATCGAACAGCACCAGCTCTTACAGGTTGCTTCATGATGAAAGCAATGATCATCACATTGGAAGATTAACGAGTAAAACAGTTAATATTAGAAATGATGCTGCTACAACAGATAATGGTGAGAGTAGTATAATTTCAAATATATTGTCCATGGAGTTTGATGCCTGGGATGATTTGGCGAAGCTGTTAAGAGACAGCACCGAAAATCAGAATCGTCCTCTAAAGAAATCTAGTTCTTGTAATGTTCAAACCAATCAATCAAGATTTTCTTTTGCAAGACAAGAGGAATCCAAAATCCAAGCCTTTGATATGAATCCATCTCATGGTGCCAACCAACAATTACTCAGAAGCCGCTCACTCATCCAAGATTTTATGGAAACCACAGACGTGTCTTTGGACAAGGTGGGTATTGCATATGGCTTTCCCGCCAATAACATTGAGGAATCTGAAAATCTAGGCAGTGGTCAGTTTGTTGCTTCTTCCAATAAGCTTTCTG CGCCCCCAGGATTTTCAGTTCCAAGCAGGCCACCACCTCCTGGTTTTTCTTCTCATGAGAGAATGGGGCAAACTTTTGACTCAATTTCTG GGAATTCATTGCTTGACCCTTTCTTACGGAGAAATTCGTATCAGACACCATCAACTGGAAATTTTGGTGGTGCAGGAGACATTGAGTTTATGGATCCGGCTATTTTGGCAGTTGGTAAGGGGAGGCTTCAAGGTGCGCTAAACAGCCCAACACTAGACATGCAATCCAATTACACCCCACAATTAAATTACCTTGAGAACGAAGCCCGACTTCAGTTATTGATGCAAAGATCTCTCTCACCACAACATAACCATCGATTTTCTGAAATTGGTAACACGTTTTCTCAGCTTGGTGATCCTTACGGAATTTCATCACGGATAGATCAATCACATGTCAGTAATCTGGCAACATTTCCTCAACTGTCTCTCCAGCAGTCTAGAAATGCTGTCTTGTCAAATGGCAATTGGGATGGGTGGAATGAAATGCAGAATGGAAATAGGATGGGTATGGCCGAGCTTTTGAGAAATGAAAGACCCGAGTTTAGTAAGTTTTATAGAGGATATGATGATTCAAAATACCAGATGCCAAATTCTGGGGATCTATACAACAGGACATTTGGGATTTGA
- the LOC131653807 gene encoding uncharacterized protein LOC131653807 isoform X2, whose amino-acid sequence MSDEGERTCPLCAEEMDLTDQQLRPCKCGYQICVWCWHHIMDMAEKDNTEGRCPACRSPYDKEKIVGMAANCERLVAEVHMERKMKSQKAKSKSSEGRKQLNDVRVIRRNLVYIVGLPLDLADEDLLQRREYFGQYGKVLKVSMSRTAAGVVQQFPNSTCSVYITYSKEEEAVRCIQNVHGFVLEGRPLRACFGTTKYCHAWLRNMPCSNPDCVYLHEIGSQEDSFTKDEIVSAYTSHVQHITGAATNMERRSGNVLPPPLDDCTSNTSDKPVVKNTSSNSVCTVRGSPPIGSPAKPMAPPAAWGLRATNCQPAAGNLSCPTGLSKPKSDSISSTLPFSSAVASTNQVSLHSESTKRQVSSDGRHNIVPGEKSNTMNVVASASEKTLFSDVSLAPMNSNTQLSSIPLARGSCTTSNTTKSIDIKANSNGSFCPDEEVAATNQEIQNLSYGLSSVDLDRNAKNENYNVTKPSSPPLDYVSVKSMQSQGSEHTDKFRNVINTNAANKASISDSEICKSKEQYDLKLDSQSELASGYVEVEDDVTSFDSQRLKDPEVVSHSYLPRSRFPHVANHNNPHTLQHGEPCTVVNAGSLAIDNEVGYEPKLHGSEAALCNGYSEKSNSTSSYRLLHDESNDHHIGRLTSKTVNIRNDAATTDNGESSIISNILSMEFDAWDDLAKLLRDSTENQNRPLKKSSSCNVQTNQSRFSFARQEESKIQAFDMNPSHGANQQLLRSRSLIQDFMETTDVSLDKVGIAYGFPANNIEESENLGSGQFVASSNKLSANSKPQISAPPGFSVPSRPPPPGFSSHERMGQTFDSISGNSLLDPFLRRNSYQTPSTGNFGGAGDIEFMDPAILAVGKGRLQGALNSPTLDMQSNYTPQLNYLENEARLQLLMQRSLSPQHNHRFSEIGNTFSQLGDPYGISSRIDQSHVSNLATFPQLSLQQSRNAVLSNGNWDGWNEMQNGNRMGMAELLRNERPEFSKFYRGYDDSKYQMPNSGDLYNRTFGI is encoded by the exons ATGAGTGATGAAGGAGAAAGGACTTGTCCTCTCTGTGCTGAAGAGATGGATTTGACTGATCAGCAATTGAGACCATGCAAATGTGGCTACCag ATTTGCGTTTGGTGTTGGCATCACATAATGGACATGGCTGAGAAGGACAACACAGAGGGAAGGTGCCCTGCATGTCGTTCTCCATATGATAAGGAAAAGATTGTCGGGATGGCTGCAAACTGTGAGAG ATTGGTGGCTGAAGTTCATATGGAAAGAAAGATGAAGAGCCAAAAAGCGAAGTCTAAATCATCTGAAGGACGGAAGCAGCTCAATGATGTGCGAGTTATTAGGAGGAATCTTGTTTATATAGTGGGGTTGCCTCTCGACCTGGCTGATGAAGAT CTTCTCCAGCGGCGAGAGTATTTTGGTCAGTATGGGAAGGTCTTAAAAGTGTCGATGTCTCGGACAGCAGCTGGTGTTGTTCAGCAGTTTCCAAACAGCACATGTAGTGT ATATATTACTTATTCAAAGGAAGAAGAAGCAGTTCGATGTATTCAAAATGTGCATGGATTTGTTTTGGAGGGTAGACCTTTAAG GGCTTGTTTTGGAACAACTAAATATTGCCATGCATGGCTCAGAAACATG CCTTGCAGCAATCCGGATTGTGTATATCTTCATGAGATTGGCTCTCAAGAAGACAGCTTCACAAAAGATGAAATAGTATCAGCATACACTAG TCATGTTCAACATATTACTGGTGCTGCAACAAATATGGAACGGCGGTCAGGGAATGTATTGCCTCCTCCGTTGGATGATTGCACGAGCAACACTTCAGATAAACCCGTTGTGAAAAATACTTCAAGT AACTCTGTTTGCACTGTAAGAGGTTCGCCTCCTATTGGTAGTCCTGCAAAGCCTATGGCTCCCCCTGCTGCATG GGGTTTGCGGGCTACAAATTGTCAGCCAGCTGCTGGCAATCTATCATGTCCTACTGGACTGTCCAAGCCCAAGTCTGATTCCATCAGCAGCACACTACCCTTTTCGTCTGCTGTTGCAAGCACCAATCAAGTTTCACTGCATAGTGAGTCAACAAAGAGGCAAGTGTCAAGTGATGGGCGACATAATATAGTGCCTGGAGAAAAAAGTAACACTATGAATGTCGTGGCGAGTGCAAGTGAAAAAACTCTGTTTTCTGATGTTTCTCTTGCACCTATGAATTCAAACACTCAGTTGTCTTCTATACCATTAGCCAGAGGTAGTTGTACAACATCAAACACAACAAAGTCTATTGACATCAAAGCAAATTCAAATGGCAGCTTTTGTCCCGACGAAGAAGTTGCTGCTACCAATCAAGAGATTCAAAATTTGTCATATGGGCTGTCCTCTGTTGACCTTGATAGAAATGccaaaaatgaaaattacaacgTAACCAAACCTAGCAGCCCGCCTCTTGATTATGTATCGGTTAAGTCTATGCAATCTCAAGGATCAGAACATACTGATAAATTCAGAAATGTGATAAATACAAATGCAGCTAATAAAGCCTCTATATCAGACAGCGAGATCTGTAAATCAAAAGAACAATATGATTTAAAATTGGATTCTCAATCTGAGCTAGCATCTGGTTATGTTGAAGTAGAAGATGATGTGACATCTTTTGATAGTCAGAGACTTAAGGATCCTGAAGTTGTTAGTCATTCTTATTTACCTAGGTCACGTTTTCCTCACGTTGCAAATCATAATAATCCTCATACTCTGCAGCATGGTGAACCTTGTACTGTTGTAAATGCTGGTTCTTTAGCCATAGATAATGAAGTTGGGTATGAACCAAAATTACATGGATCTGAAGCAGCATTATGCAATGGCTATTCTGAGAAATCGAACAGCACCAGCTCTTACAGGTTGCTTCATGATGAAAGCAATGATCATCACATTGGAAGATTAACGAGTAAAACAGTTAATATTAGAAATGATGCTGCTACAACAGATAATGGTGAGAGTAGTATAATTTCAAATATATTGTCCATGGAGTTTGATGCCTGGGATGATTTGGCGAAGCTGTTAAGAGACAGCACCGAAAATCAGAATCGTCCTCTAAAGAAATCTAGTTCTTGTAATGTTCAAACCAATCAATCAAGATTTTCTTTTGCAAGACAAGAGGAATCCAAAATCCAAGCCTTTGATATGAATCCATCTCATGGTGCCAACCAACAATTACTCAGAAGCCGCTCACTCATCCAAGATTTTATGGAAACCACAGACGTGTCTTTGGACAAGGTGGGTATTGCATATGGCTTTCCCGCCAATAACATTGAGGAATCTGAAAATCTAGGCAGTGGTCAGTTTGTTGCTTCTTCCAATAAGCTTTCTG CTAACTCGAAACCACAAATTTCAGCGCCCCCAGGATTTTCAGTTCCAAGCAGGCCACCACCTCCTGGTTTTTCTTCTCATGAGAGAATGGGGCAAACTTTTGACTCAATTTCTG GGAATTCATTGCTTGACCCTTTCTTACGGAGAAATTCGTATCAGACACCATCAACTGGAAATTTTGGTGGTGCAGGAGACATTGAGTTTATGGATCCGGCTATTTTGGCAGTTGGTAAGGGGAGGCTTCAAGGTGCGCTAAACAGCCCAACACTAGACATGCAATCCAATTACACCCCACAATTAAATTACCTTGAGAACGAAGCCCGACTTCAGTTATTGATGCAAAGATCTCTCTCACCACAACATAACCATCGATTTTCTGAAATTGGTAACACGTTTTCTCAGCTTGGTGATCCTTACGGAATTTCATCACGGATAGATCAATCACATGTCAGTAATCTGGCAACATTTCCTCAACTGTCTCTCCAGCAGTCTAGAAATGCTGTCTTGTCAAATGGCAATTGGGATGGGTGGAATGAAATGCAGAATGGAAATAGGATGGGTATGGCCGAGCTTTTGAGAAATGAAAGACCCGAGTTTAGTAAGTTTTATAGAGGATATGATGATTCAAAATACCAGATGCCAAATTCTGGGGATCTATACAACAGGACATTTGGGATTTGA
- the LOC131651276 gene encoding uncharacterized protein LOC131651276, with product MGERVELGWQWNINIREQMEDVLVQQEKEELLTILKEVEPITAIRDKYVWSLGGHEGFKVKEYYWKLQEDGDGDGMVMENRTAINIIWKACMPSKVQIFAWRMLKHRIPTRSQLKHINIIEDDEDCRCVFGCPIIEDTQHLFMDCIKVRKVWNLIYQ from the coding sequence ATGGGGGAGAGAGTAGAATTGGGATGGCAGTGGAACATTAATATCAGGGAACAGATGGAAGATGTACTAGTGCAACAAGAAAAGGAAGAACTCTTAACAATTCTAAAAGAAGTCGAACCAATTACTGCAATCCGGGACAAGTATGTTTGGTCTTTGGGTGGTCATGAAGGGTTTAAGGTCAAAGAGTATTACTGGAAATTACAGGAGGATGGGGATGGAGATGGTATGGTGATGGAAAATAGGACGGCTATCAATATCATTTGGAAAGCATGTATGCCATCGAAAGTACAGATTTTTGCTTGGAGAATGCTCAAACATAGGATTCCAACTCGCAGTCAACTTAAGCACATAAACattattgaagatgatgaagattgtagGTGTGTGTTTGGGTGCCCAATTATAGAAGATACTCAACACCTCTTCATGGACTGTATCAAAGTGAGAAAGGTATGGAATTTGATTTATCAATGA